The Panicum hallii strain FIL2 chromosome 9, PHallii_v3.1, whole genome shotgun sequence genome has a window encoding:
- the LOC112872842 gene encoding xyloglucan galactosyltransferase KATAMARI1 homolog, whose amino-acid sequence MKPTAVAANLRNNSLDAAAVKPDAGSGAVIRSSRICHLVILSTAFWALVLYSCMHGSDGGVVPVLSFKPTAFSLPKLPVISIPIGRRPPSEQTPASVAQVNRSITAPADRCAGRYIYMYDLPPRFNDDLVRGCRALSPWMDMCPYLANCGMGPALGDEGGVFQDSGWYATDQFTLEIISRCRMERYECLTGDPSLAAAVYVPFYAAMDAGRYFFNTTSTRDALALDLAEWLVRRPEWRAMGGRDHFMVAGRTSWELERKADVDEEWGTKLLTLPAIRNMTALILETSPWDRDNFRGEVVQSWSSLAIPYPTYFHPETAADVVAWQEKVRAAERRWLFSFAGAPRPGSKKTIRAEIIRQCGASSRCNLFDCGSGASCYWPGGATRVFESSDFCLQPRGDTLTRRSTFDAILAGCIPVFFHPGSAYTQYMLHLPGDPNSYSVLIQHTDVTGRNASIEETLSRIAPEAVRAMREEVIRLIPRVVYADPRSTRVDFKDAFGIALDAVIDRVAERRRGAAIDGEH is encoded by the coding sequence ATGAAGcccaccgccgtcgccgcgaACCTCCGGAACAATTCCctggacgccgccgccgtcaagcCCGATGCCGGCAGCGGTGCCGTAATCCGGTCATCCCGGATATGCCACCTCGTCATTCTATCCACCGCCTTCTGGGCCCTGGTGCTCTACTCCTGCATGCATGGCAGCGACGGCGGCGTGGTGCCCGTGTTGTCGTTCAAGCCAACTGCGTTCTCCCTGCCCAAGCTGCCCGTCATCAGCATCCCCATCGGCCGGCGCCCTCCATCCGAGCAGACACCGGCGTCGGTCGCGCAGGTGAACCGGAGCATCACGGCCCCAGCCGACCGTTGCGCGGGACGGTACATCTACATGTACGACCTGCCACCGCGCTTCAACGACGACCTCGTCCGCGGCTGCCGCGCGCTCTCGCCGTGGATGGACATGTGCCCGTACTTGGCCAACTGCGGCATGGGCCCGGCGCTGGGCGACGAGGGGGGCGTCTTCCAGGACAGCGGCTGGTACGCCACCGACCAGTTCACGCTCGAGATCATCTCCCGCTGCCGGATGGAGCGCTACGAGTGCCTCACCGGAGAcccctccctcgccgccgcggtgTACGTACCGTTCTACGCCGCCATGGACGCCGGCAGGTACTTCTTCAACACCACCTCCACGCGGGACGCCCTCGCCCTCGACCTCGCCGAATGGCTGGTGCGGCGCCCGGAGTGGCGCGCCATGGGCGGCCGCGACCACTTCATGGTGGCTGGACGGACCTCGTGGGAGCTCGAGCGGAAGGCCGACGTGGACGAGGAGTGGGGCACCAAGCTGCTTACCCTCCCGGCCATCCGGAACATGACGGCACTCATCCTGGAGACCAGCCCGTGGGACCGGGACAATTTCAGAGGCGAGGTCGTTCAGAGCTGGAGCAGCCTCGCGATACCTTACCCGACGTACTTCCACCCGGAGACGGCCGCCGACGTGGTCGCCTGGCAGGAGAAGGTGCGCGCGGCGGAGCGCAGGTGGCTATTCTCGTTCGCCGGCGCGCCGCGCCCGGGCAGCAAGAAAACCATCCGCGCGGAGATCATCCGGCAGTGCGGCGCGTCGAGCCGCTGCAACCTCTTCGACTGCGGCAGCGGCGCCAGCTGCTACTGGCCGGGCGGCGCCACGCGCGTCTTCGAGAGCTCCGACTTCTGCCTGCAGCCGCGCGGGGACACCCTGACGCGGCGGTCCACGTTCGACGCCATCCTGGCCGGGTGCATCCCGGTGTTCTTCCACCCCGGGTCGGCGTACACGCAGTACATGCTGCACCTCCCGGGCGACCCCAACAGCTACTCGGTGCTCATCCAGCACACCGACGTGACCGGCCGGAACGCGAGCATCGAGGAGACGCTGAGCAGGATCGCGCCGGAGGCGGTGAGGGCGATGCGGGAGGAGGTGATCAGGCTCATCCCCAGGGTGGTGTACGCGGACCCAAGGTCGACACGTGTTGATTTCAAGGACGCGTTCGGTATAGCCCTGGACGCGGTCATTGATCGGGTGGCTGAGCGGCGTCGGGGCGCGGCCATTGACGGCGAGCACTAA
- the LOC112877118 gene encoding xyloglucan galactosyltransferase KATAMARI1 homolog — protein sequence MASRLQTDEEAMKLTGFQVNFHKDGEDAADRHGGGGVLRPSRICHLALLSTAFWAFVFFLHSGTQGDGVGVVSVLFKQAAFSLPPLLSGNAAGRGRVPPTQLPALAVQARSPPPVEAAPADSCAGRYIYMYDLPPRFNDDLVLDCKKLWRFYDMCPLVANCGMGRALGDEGGVFSSRGWYATNQFTLDIIFHARMKGYECLTGDPSLAAALYVPFYASLDGGRHMWNSTSLRDMLGLDLVEWLARRPQWRAMGGRDHFMVAGRTAWDFRRYEDVDEQWGTKLLNNPAVQNMTVLILETSPWRRANLAVPYPTYFHPETAADVAAWQEKMRGAERSWLFAFAGAPHPWQRETVRPEIFQQCGASSRCRLFRCGAKSGPHSCKSPGAVMRVFESSDFCLQPRGDSLTRRSTFDAILAGCIPVFFHPGSAYTQYTLHLPKEPERWSVLIMHTDVSERNVSIEETLAKIPPETVRAMREEVIRLIPRVVYADPRSRRVDFKDAFDVSVEAVIDRVAKRRRGDVEGRRR from the coding sequence ATGGCTAGCCGACTACAAACCGATGAAGAAGCCATGAAGCTCACCGGCTTCCAAGTAAACTTCCACAAGGATGGCGAGGACGCCGCCGACAGGCACGGGGGCGGTGGCGTGCTCCGGCCGTCCCGGATATGCCACCTCGCCCTTCTCTCCACGGCGTTCTGGGCCTTCGTgttcttcctccactccggcaccCAAGGCGACGGCGTCGGCGTGGTGTCGGTCCTCTTCAAGCAGGCGGCGTTCTCCCTTCCTCCCCTGCTGTCCGGCAACgcggccggccgcgggcgcGTTCCACCCACGCAGCTACCGGCGCTCGCCGTGCaggcgcggtcgccgccgccggtggaggcggcgccggccgaCAGTTGCGCGGGGCGGTACATCTACATGTACGACCTCCCGCCGCGCTTCAACGACGACCTCGTCCTTGACTGCAAGAAGCTATGGCGGTTCTACGACATGTGCCCGCTCGTGGCCAACTGCGGCATGGGCCGGGCGCTGGGCGACGAAGGCGGCGTCTTCTCCTCCCGCGGCTGGTACGCCACCAACCAGTTCACGCTCGACATCATCTTCCACGCCCGGATGAAGGGCTACGAGTGCCTCACCGGAGACCcgtccctcgccgccgcgctgtACGTGCCGTTCTACGCCAGCCTGGACGGCGGGAGGCACATGTGGAACAGCACCTCGCTGCGGGACATGCTCGGCCTGGACCTCGTCGAGTGGCTGGCGCGGCGGCCGCAGTGGCGCGCCATGGGCGGCCGCGACCACTTCATGGTGGCCGGGCGGACGGCGTGGGACTTCCGGCGGTACGAGGACGTCGACGAGCAGTGGGGCACCAAGCTGCTCAACAACCCGGCCGTCCAGAACATGACGGTGCTCATCCTGGAGACCAGCCCGTGGCGCCGGGCCAACCTCGCGGTGCCCTACCCGACCTACTTCCACCCGGAGACGGCCGCCGACGTCGCCGCCTGGCAGGAGAAGATGCGCGGGGCGGAGCGGTCGTGGCTCTTCGCGTTCGCCGGCGCGCCCCACCCCTGGCAGCGCGAGACCGTCCGCCCGGAGATCTTCCAGCAGTGCGGCGCGTCGAGCCGCTGCAGGCTCTTCCGCTGCGGCGCCAAGAGCGGGCCCCACAGCTGCAAGTCGCCGGGCGCCGTgatgcgcgtgttcgagagctCCGACTTTTGCCTGCAGCCTCGCGGGGACTCGCTGACGCGGCGGTCCACGTTCGACGCCATCCTCGCCGGCTGCATCCCGGTGTTCTTCCACCCCGGGTCGGCGTACACGCAGTACACGCTGCACCTCCCCAAGGAACCGGAGAGATGGTCGGTGCTCATCATGCACACCGACGTGAGCGAGCGAAACGTGAGCATCGAGGAGACGCTCGCCAAGATCCCGCCGGAGACGGTGAGGGCGATGCGGGAGGAGGTGATCCGGCTCATCCCGAGGGTGGTGTACGCGGACCCGAGGTCGAGGCGCGTCGACTTCAAGGACGCGTTCGATGTCTCGGTGGAGGCGGTCATTGACCGGGTGGCCAAGCGGCGGCGGGGTGACGTCGAGGGACGACGACGCTGA